The Fimbriimonadaceae bacterium nucleotide sequence TGCCTGTCACCGGTGAATGACTATCGGCAGAATCCGGCCTATATGGCGTCGGTCACGCTGCCCTTGAGCGTGCTGAGCAAGCTATAAAGACTCCGCGCCACCTCCCTAAGATTGCCACCGTCGGGAGTCGTCGACGACCCTACAAGGCAACAAAAACGCCTAAGGCATTAATAAGGCTGACCGATCCCAGATCGTAATACGATTGCGCATGAGTTCAGCCCGTTCCATGCACTGCTTGACACAACGCTTGTCGACTGGCTCTGACCGCCAAATGCTATCATCAAGATCAAAACGCAGAACTTGGTCTCCAAACACTAATACTGCACAGTATAGTGAAGGAGAAATGTCAATAGCATCAAGGTCGCGAATGATAGTTTTGAGAAACGTCGAATAAGCTTTAATATAGTGCATTCATACATTTTACAATAATGCTTTCTTGTTGTATGTCCCTTTTAATACCTCAAAACGCTTGTGTGCTGAGGTACGAATACCTCAGTCCGTTAAGCTGGGATTGCCTAAACTTGAGATGGTTGCGTCCTGAGCATCAAAGAGGGGACATGTGTAAGAATAAGATGAGGATGCAGATTGGCTAAAGGGCTCAATATTCTGATTTTGGCTGATAATGACAATGGCCAGAACATCGTACGAATGCTGGGAGAAAGCTTTTTGTCGGCGGGTCATCGCATTCTTCCAATCGGTAATCAGCATATTTCTGACCCTAACATCAGCTCACTATTCTTGCCAACTGCCACTCAGCCAAAACTAATACATACAATCGCTTTGGGAATTGAAACAATCGATCACTTTATTCCGCGCTACGATGCAGTGATCGTAGCATCGGGAACGAGACAACCCAGTGACACAGAGATCGACTTCCTTGAGAGAATGAATGTACCACTATTTAAGATCACTCCCCTTTGGGACTATGATGCCACTAGCGATAGGACAAAACAATCCTTTACAGATGAGGAGTTACGCGCTCTTATCAGGTACACGAACAAACCTGCCGGAGTGTATTTTTCTCAACTACCAGAATCAATCGTTAACGATACAAATCGTTGGATTACTGAGGTTCCAGAGCTAATTCTGTTCAGAGACTCAAAGTATTTCATCGACTTAGTTGAGTTTAGTTGTAACAAGAAAAATGTATTTGTAACCGATCTATCACTACCTGAGATCAATCTTGTCACGCTTTCCGATTGCTGGGACGAAGTTTTCAAGACACTTAGTTGGAACTATGACCAGGTTGTACAACTTTCGAGTGATCGATTTGAGGACATGGTGGGTGAGTTACTTTCTCGCGAAGGATTCGAGGTGACACCAACCGCCAGGACGAGGGACGGCGGAAAGGACTTTATAGTATCGAATCGAAACATCCTGGGTGAACACCTGTTCTATGTCGAAGCTAAACATCCGTTGCCCAAAAATCCAATTGACGTCACAGTTGTTAGATCGCTCTATGGTGTGATTCAGCTAGACCGTGTTAATGGAGGCATGATAGTAACGTCAAATCGGTTCACCAGAGACGCCATCGATGAAGCCAGTGGTATCTCGAATTTTATCACCCTGCGCGACGGTCAATACCTCGCCGACTGGATCAAGCGCCACGCAAAGCAACCCTGACGGACGGTTATGATGCCTCAGGACGCACTTATCGCTGTCTATTGGGGTTGGTTGCATGAAGTCCTGAGGCTAAGAGACTGTAACTGGCCAAGAGCGGGAAGTGCGGGATCGGATAGCAACTTCCGCCTTCTACGGACGCTGTATATTCTGAGCGTGCGACCGTCGTCTGAAGGAGAGTGAGTTTGAAAGCACAGGTCTTAGCATCAGGACTGTAGGCGGTACAAGAAATGATCAGCACAATGTGCGTCCTCAGGCATCTATAGCTGGTACGTTTGGTCATGTCTGCCACAAATGATCTGACCGAGCTAATGAACAGAATAACCGAGGCTTTTGGCAACGACCGCCGCGCTTTCAGTTCACTTGAAGAGATCGTGCAGCACCCTTCAGGGCTTTCACGTATGCAACGGCGTGAAGCGCAGAAACTGATTGGCAAGACATGTGAAGCGGCTGATCCGACGGTTTTCTGGATCGTCGAACCGTGGTATCTCACGATAGAAGCCTATAAGCGCTTTGCTCCGTGCTTCTTGATTGCCTTTCTTGAAGAGGATAATGCAACGGCACCAACAAAGAGCAGCCTTTGTCCAGAATCAACGCCCCGCTTCCTTAACTGGCTTTTTCGTGGAGCGGTAGCAGAGCGTAATCGACAATGGGAGCATTGGCTGACATTAGAGCTGATTCCAAACTGTGACAGAGAAATGCTTGCAGCCCTGGCGCAATATGTAAGCTACTGCACTGATAGCCAGCAAGGAGAGGCGTGCAACTGTTACGAAAGACTCTGGAGCAGGTACGTTTAACAAAGTTTGATGCCAATAGGGATGTTTCCGAGCGCAGGCTGTAGAGGCGCACTTCGATGTCTCCGATCTGAATCCCCGTCTGTGTAGCCGGATTTTTTTTGCCTCAGGGTGCGCATACCTCAATACTTTTCTTGTCCCAGTCCGTAGCCCAGAGGCTTGTACCAGCGGCTCCCCCCCTTCAAACAGACCCGCTCCAAACCCAGTCCCACCGGCCGCCAACCACTCTCAAGCAACGAAGGTATAATCTCGCCCTTCGAGCTGCCCGCTCGTCTAATGGCAGGACGGCAGGTTCTGGCCCTGTTAATCGAGGTTCGAATCCTTGGCGGGCAGCCAATTTTCAATTTCACGGTTTTCGCCGTTCTTTTCACATGTTTCGAGCATGGATTTGAACGGCTCTTGAAGCGAAAGCTGTACATATCGACCGTCGTAGAGGGAGTTCGAACACAGCACTTTGAGCAACTCTCGCTTTTCCTTAGAGTTAGCCTTCTCGAACCTGGAATGGCAGTTCGATCCTAATTCCAGAAGGGATACACCGAGCTCAAAATACGATGACTGGGCCTTGCCGAGGTTTGAGAGCAACAATTGCCCTTGGTCCAACTCCAACTCCCACTTGGCCTTGAGCTTATCGTAGGCTGAGAGCGGCACTTGCCCGTTCAGCTTATCTATGTAGAGTGCTTCCAACTTGGCTTCCAGACTCTTGCACTCAGCCTCAAGAGACTCCCTTTGGTCAACATGGAAGGCGCGTTCTTCGGTCAGACTCTCGAGTAGCGCCCTGCGCAACATCTCCAGTATTTCTGGATCGATCCTCAGCCCTCGGAGCTTGTTTGAGATTTGGGTCGTAACCTGCTCTTCTTCTATGCACTTCTGTCCAGGGCACCTCCCCTTTCTTCCTGTGCAGTGGTAGTAGACGTACTTGCCTTTCTTCATCTCGGCCGTGATCGCGCAGCCGCAATGGGCGCAGGTCAGCATCCCTTTGTAGGTGAACTCCAGCACACCGAAGCCCGTCTTGTTCCGGTTGCGCCCGTGCATGACATCTTGCACTTTCTCAAAGAGCTCCTTTGAGACAACTGGTTCATGGCTGCCGACGTATACATGCCTGTTCCACTGTATCAAGCCACAGTAAATCGGATTGGACAGGATTTGGGCTATACCGCTCTTATGGATTCTGTTGCCGTTGCGCGATCGCAAGCCAATCTCGATTGCCAGTCGCCTTACGCTATCAAGAGACAGCCCCTCGTCGGCATAGGCGACAAACAAACGCTTGATCTTCGGAGCAAGGGACTTGTCAAGACGAATCGTGCGCTTTGCACCGCTGACCACGTTGATATAACCGTAGGGAGCATAGGACGGCCAGATTCCTTGCCGCGCCTTTTCCTCCATTCCCTTCCGGGTTTCTTCTGAGAGGTTGTCGATATAGTTCTTGGCAACGACCAGCTTGATATCGTGGATGAACTTCTCGTGACTCTTAGACGATGGCGTCAGGATCGTCCCCTCTTTGACAAAATGTAGCGCAACGGCCAGCTCGCCGACCTTGACCCGGTCAGAGAGGTTACGGTACAGACGGTCGATTTTCTCGCAGAGGATCGCGCTAACCCGCTTTGAACGCACTAATGAAAGCATCTGCTGGAACTCGCTCCGCCCAGCTTCCTTGGCAGTTTCGGCCTCCACAAATTCCGCGATCACCTGCAAGCCGCGATCCTGAGCGTAACGGCGCAAAAGACCAAGCTGAGCATCGAGCGAGTAGCCTTCCTGCTCTTGCTCTTTAGTGGAAACCCGGGCATAAAGCACAGCGCTCTGAACTTCCTGAACTTTGACGGCCTTTCGGGCCGAGCGACGACCGTAAGACATGGGATCACATTTTACGACGGCTTTCTGTCGATCCAAATGGAAATCTTGAGAAACTGGATAACTCGCGCGTTGTAGAGCTTGGATTCTTCCAGGGAGACTTCCCTGCCGAGCTTCCGGCACCAGATTTTTCGCACTTCCTCTAAGGTATGTCGCTGCTCGTGCGTACAAAGGGGGACTGCGTTCACGTCCAACCCTTCTTAAGCCGGGTCCACAGCCAGCCCAATCGACCATATTTGCGGCGTTCTGCAATCGATCGCCTTTCAGAGGCTGGCTCGTCCTCAGATTGACCGAGCAACGCCCGCTCCGCAGCATACGAGATTCCGGCCGCATCCATCTCTTGGTCTTCGAGACGGCGTAGCTCTTCGAGCGTGAAGGTTTCACGAATTGAGGAAGTAATTGACTTGGAGTGTTCTTCGAGTTCAGTCCGGACGAGTAAAGTCAGCTTGTAGTGCTGAAATAGTCGTGAGGCTTCAGCGAAGCGAGGATCCTGGCGGATACTGTCCTGAGCTTTGGCCTGAAGGTAGGCCAAGTACGTCAGATTAGCCTTGCGCTCACCCTCCATCAATCCCAAGCAGACGTAGCTGGCGACGATGGGTAGCGACAGCGTCAACGCAACAAAACCCATCTCCAGCTTCGTCAGTTTCATGCTTGAGAGACTGGAACTCTCGACCAGCCCTTTGAAGAGCCCCACTTGCTCAACCTTGGACTCGATAACGACGAACGCAACGGCTAGGCCAATCAGGAGAAAGCCGTAAAGCCACGGCAGCGTGTTTCGCGCAAAGGAGCTTTTCACACCGAGACGGTAGAGGCTCCCGCCAACCGACGTCGCAAGCGGCGTCAACACCGAGCCGACCAAATACATGACAGCAATCCCGAGCGCTACAAAGAGCAAAATTAGCGGCAGTTCTTCCCCTATGGAAGCCAGCTCTAACTTGTCGATCAGCAGACCAAGGCTAAGGCCAAAGACAGTGCCGCCGCCGATGACCGCGACCAACTTGTGGAGCCAGCCGTAGAGCGCTGAGGGCTTTTGTGAAGGTGAAGGCAGTCCATGCTGACCCGCCAGTTCTTCCAACGAACACGGCTCGTCACTTCCAAGCTCTAGGGAGGAGGCACTTGGGCGTAACGCAATGCCAAGCGGGGCCAGTATCGCCGCCAAGTCTGAAGCTCTCTCGGTTTCGTCTTGCCGTGCCTGTTTGAGCGCGTCTTGCACTTCAGACAGTTCGCGGCGGAGCATGTCGTTTCGCTCGTTGAGGCTATCCGCCATGTCTTGTCGAAGGCGTTTGACGTTCTCTGAGGCGGCCACCGCGTTCCAGCAGAGTAGCCATGGGACCAGACGCTTGGCATCCTCAGGGGACTCTCTGGCGGCGGTCCCGGCTTCTAGCATGGCTTCGGCATCATGCGTCAGCACGGGAGGAGAATAGACGAAATGCCGAGGGACCGGATCGCCGTCTTTGTCCCGGACCCTGGGGATCACATTGGTGTACGGCGTGGCGGTTTCAACTCTCACTGGCTTCCTCCACTTTGCGCCAGTCGGATGCGCTCAATGAGCATTTCTTGAGAGTCGTTAGAGCCCCGAACGAAGCCCTTATCACCCAGCGGTTCTAACCAGTTCGACCAGCGAGTTCGATGTTCGGGCAAAACCCCGGCGACAACCAGACACTCAAGTTTTGGGTTCTTAGACAATAGGCCGATGCTCTCGCGAATACAGCGAACGACATGAGCGCTCATATCCTCAATGCCGCCGTCGGTGATGACGATGGCGACGACGGGAAGTTTGGAGCGCTCGGTAGTTTTGACGAGTTCGGTCAAGACAAGTGCCGTCTGGGTGCCGGGTTTTTCTTGAGCCTTGGCGGTAGCGAGTAGTGGCTGGCCAATCCGCTGGTTGAACGTTCCCCGGCTGTGGATCGGTGGTCCCTGATAGATCGTCCGGGAGGTATTGGCAAATGCAAGAACCGTCAGGTCCCCTTGAGAATCCAGTCGCCTCTGGAAAGAGTAGAGCGCCGCGCCGTAGCGGTTCGTCAGCTCCGGGCTTGGGCAGCTGACATCGATGGCGACGACAAGCGAAACGGGCTTCGTTGCTTCCCGCTTGCATCCAGCGAACGCTATTAGGATTCCGGCGGTAAGAACGATTGAGAAAACGACAAGAGATGTTTTTGACATGAGGCCTCCTATGAATCGTCAGGGCTCCTTGCGTTTGGATTTGCTCTTGTCCCTCTTTTGGGGCGCAAAGACCGCCTTGGCAACGAAGCTGAAACTACGAACGAAGAGCCGGGATAGCGCACCAACCAGCCGCCAGTAGGCTTGCAGGCAGACCGAGGGACGCTTACCCCGCTCAAAGAGAATCCAGCCCAGCACGAACGGCAGGGCGAGAATGATGAGAAAGTTGAAGATCGAGGCAACGGCCCGGGCAATGCCTATCCCCGAAACAAAGCCGAACACACCGTCTGCTACTTGGTACGCCAAGGCTGAGATCGACCCAAAGTTGGCGACGGTGAACTTAAGTCCAAGGAAGATCAGACCAAGGGCAAGAACCAAAGAGAGCGGGCGAAGCGAGAGATACCGTCCCGGCTTGCTTAAGTCCTTGCTGGCACACTCAACGCAGACCGTGGCGACAGAAGGACTACGATGGCCTTTTGAGCAAAGACGGCAGCCGAAACTCCGTGTGCAATTGCCGCAGAACTTAGCGCTTTTGGGCCAAAGCCGAAAGCAAAAAAGACAGAGGATCACGGACTGACCTCTTGGTCTGGCAAAAGCCCGGTGATAGACCTGGTTTGAGGGTCAAGCCAGACGCAGTCCAAGGGACTCTCGGTCTCGATAGCACCAAACGTGGTGAAAAGAAAGCGGGGATCGTCCTTGTGAACAAGTGAAGATAGGTGACGAAGCCGCAGACTACCGGTCGTGACGACCAGCACGGCAAACGAATCTTGAGCGTAAGCCTCCTGGAAAATCCCTCGGGCATACCTACGGTAGCTGGCAATCTTGGCCTTGAAGCACTTGCGCGACACATGCCCGAGGTCTATCTCAACAAAGAAGCAGTGCGTTTCGCCTAAGTGCTCGATTCGCAAGAAACTGTCCGGTTTGAAAGTGTGCCTCTGCCAGCCGTCACCCCGTTTAACAGAGTAAGCATGTCGGCAGTGCGGCTCGGGCAGCCACTCAACCGACAATCGGCCTGCAGATTCACTAACCGCGATGCGAAACTCAGTAATACGGCATGAATGCTCAAGCAGAAGCGGTGAACAGGGACGCTTGAGGTGAAGGCGGACATCATCCAGACCAAGCCCGGTGTATTCGGCGATGACCGCCGCCGCGTGAGGAGTTGCAGCGTAGAGGGCCTGCGATCCCTTGACCGGCAAAGCGTTAACCTTCTGGGTAAGTCCTGCGCCGCAAAGCCTTCGAAGGCGAGATCGGCAACGCACCAAAGAGCCGAAGTAGCCAAGCCGGACAATCTGGTCCGCCGTGATGACCGAGTGGCCGAAGAGATCACTCAGCAGTCGAACATCGCGCTCCGTCAGCCGAAAGCCGCGCTTCACGGTTTCTTCCCTCCGCGAACTGCCGGGGCGCGGTCATGGCGGACAATCTGTTCTGTTTTGGTCTGTGGTTTGGCAAGACGGCCGCGAATCTCGGTTTCCACATCTTCTGCTTGTCGCCCAAAACGAGTTAGGCCCGAATACTTGAGTTCCTCAACCTCTTTGGAAGTTGCCTCGGGATCGTCAATCTTGTCGGTCTGGACGCGGACTGGAGGTTGGCCGCGCCGAACGAAGATGGCCTGACCAACACCTTGGGAAAGAAGAAGCGTCTTGACTTCGTCTTTGGAGCCAAGGCCGACAATCTCCCCGGATAGTTCAGAGGCATCTAGCGATCCGGTTTGGAAGAAGACTTGCAAGCCGACGTTGTTTCGCAGAACTTGCCGGAGGCCGGTGGAGAGTTGGTAGAGGTTTTGATGAGAGAGCGTCAGCGACAAACCGAATCTGCGTCCCTCGGCGACGATGGATGAAAACGACTCCGATGCCATCGTTTCAAATTCATCGATGTACAGATGAGCGGGGTTACGTTTCTTTTCCGGGAGATCGACGCGCGCCATC carries:
- a CDS encoding restriction endonuclease: MAKGLNILILADNDNGQNIVRMLGESFLSAGHRILPIGNQHISDPNISSLFLPTATQPKLIHTIALGIETIDHFIPRYDAVIVASGTRQPSDTEIDFLERMNVPLFKITPLWDYDATSDRTKQSFTDEELRALIRYTNKPAGVYFSQLPESIVNDTNRWITEVPELILFRDSKYFIDLVEFSCNKKNVFVTDLSLPEINLVTLSDCWDEVFKTLSWNYDQVVQLSSDRFEDMVGELLSREGFEVTPTARTRDGGKDFIVSNRNILGEHLFYVEAKHPLPKNPIDVTVVRSLYGVIQLDRVNGGMIVTSNRFTRDAIDEASGISNFITLRDGQYLADWIKRHAKQP
- a CDS encoding recombinase family protein, whose translation is MSYGRRSARKAVKVQEVQSAVLYARVSTKEQEQEGYSLDAQLGLLRRYAQDRGLQVIAEFVEAETAKEAGRSEFQQMLSLVRSKRVSAILCEKIDRLYRNLSDRVKVGELAVALHFVKEGTILTPSSKSHEKFIHDIKLVVAKNYIDNLSEETRKGMEEKARQGIWPSYAPYGYINVVSGAKRTIRLDKSLAPKIKRLFVAYADEGLSLDSVRRLAIEIGLRSRNGNRIHKSGIAQILSNPIYCGLIQWNRHVYVGSHEPVVSKELFEKVQDVMHGRNRNKTGFGVLEFTYKGMLTCAHCGCAITAEMKKGKYVYYHCTGRKGRCPGQKCIEEEQVTTQISNKLRGLRIDPEILEMLRRALLESLTEERAFHVDQRESLEAECKSLEAKLEALYIDKLNGQVPLSAYDKLKAKWELELDQGQLLLSNLGKAQSSYFELGVSLLELGSNCHSRFEKANSKEKRELLKVLCSNSLYDGRYVQLSLQEPFKSMLETCEKNGENREIENWLPAKDSNLD
- a CDS encoding replication-relaxation family protein, producing MKRGFRLTERDVRLLSDLFGHSVITADQIVRLGYFGSLVRCRSRLRRLCGAGLTQKVNALPVKGSQALYAATPHAAAVIAEYTGLGLDDVRLHLKRPCSPLLLEHSCRITEFRIAVSESAGRLSVEWLPEPHCRHAYSVKRGDGWQRHTFKPDSFLRIEHLGETHCFFVEIDLGHVSRKCFKAKIASYRRYARGIFQEAYAQDSFAVLVVTTGSLRLRHLSSLVHKDDPRFLFTTFGAIETESPLDCVWLDPQTRSITGLLPDQEVSP